The following coding sequences are from one Haliotis asinina isolate JCU_RB_2024 chromosome 3, JCU_Hal_asi_v2, whole genome shotgun sequence window:
- the LOC137276968 gene encoding lysine-rich nucleolar protein 1-like — MYISSQIGPLNISPLGGVLTFGISPQRTWFQDEHRCFGKNFSMGDTVTLKKKSKKKKKRPDHDTAVTCDDFKNTDENDCAREKPRKKKKSKQYLSDSGVALETENDIDNSTETFKKKRKKKRKHEPDMADRDGSDSISGDEIKPKKKKSKKSKRKEDNEDGYQLELSIPTQKKKKRNKQKETEIVTEQMDEITQSSKEKCKRDKSVKVDHMESGEGTVNDANAIKKKKKKKKQKRDEDEETPVEDSRCEEIQTKKKKKKKKQKQEEENINQDDSIEKTSTIKNSEKHNTSSSNSSSLNGEASKEKPISYNCQPFDYGSGDKSGGDNPSNTSGPYLGQWGTACLGDNDRQHKFMRLLGGFKKGGNLGQSKPGLFCKLGSKSAPSNAALNHAEEAVLNKNLESDFDKALAIRLSKQKTSGLGFAPPPEEGKRFYIDKTSSKSIKFDDSD, encoded by the exons ATGTATATCTCATCCCAAATAGGGCCCCTCAATATTTCCCCGCTAGGCGGCGTCCTCACCTTTGGGATATCCCCTCAGCGCACGTGGTTTCAAGACGAGCACAGATGTTTCG GTAAGAACTTCAGTATGGGTGACACTGTTACATTAAAAAAGAAGtccaagaagaaaaagaaaagaccAGACCATGATACTGCGGTGACATGTGATGATTTCAAGAACACTGATGAAAATGATTGTGCAAGAGAAAAAccaagaaagaaaaagaaaagcaaGCAGTACTTAAGTGACAGTGGTGTAGCTCTTGAAACAGAAAATGACATAGATAACTCTACAGAAACATTTAAGAAAAAGCGTAAGAAGAAGAGGAAACATGAACCTGACATGGCCGACAGAGACGGCAGTGACAGTATTTCAGGTGAtgaaatcaaacctaagaagaAGAAAAGTAAAAAGTCTAAGAGAAAGGAAGATAATGAAGATGGTTATCAGCTTGAATTATCAATCCCAAcacagaagaaaaagaaaaggaataaacaaaaagaaacagaaataGTCACAGAGCAGATGGATGAAATTACACAGTCATcaaaagaaaagtgtaaaaggGACAAAAGTGTAAAAGTGGACCACATGGAGAGTGGTGAAGGAACAGTTAATGACGCAAATGcaattaaaaagaaaaagaagaagaaaaaacagAAACGAGATGAAGATGAGGAAACACCTGTAGAAGATTCTAGATGTGAAGAGATTCAgactaaaaagaaaaaaaagaaaaagaaacagaaacaagaGGAGGAAAACATTAATCAAGATGACAGCATTGAGAAGACTTCAACCATCAAAAACAGTGAGAAACATAATActagcagtagtaatagtagttcACTAAATGGCGAAGCAAGTAAGGAGAAACCCATTTCATACAATTGCCAGCCTTTTGACTATGGTAGTGGGGACAAGTCAGGGGGAGATAACCCCAGCAACACTTCAGGACCATACCTTGGACAGTGGGGTACAGCATGTCTTGGTGACAATGACAGACAACACAAGTTCATGCGACTGTTAGGGGGATTTAAGAAAGGTGGTAATCTTGGACAGTCCAAACCAGGGTTGTTTTGTAAGTTGGGAAGCAAAAGTGCTCCTTCAAATGCAGCATTAAATCATGCAGAGGAAGCTGTACTCAACAAGAATCTTGAAAGTGACTTTGATAAAGCACTGGCCATTAGGCTTTCAAAACAGAAAACGTCTGGGCTTGGTTTTGCTCCTCCCCCAGAGGAAGGAAAGAGGTTTTACATAGACAAAACGAGCAGCAAGTCAATAAAATTTGATGATTCTGACTAA